In one Nicotiana tomentosiformis chromosome 6, ASM39032v3, whole genome shotgun sequence genomic region, the following are encoded:
- the LOC138894084 gene encoding uncharacterized protein, whose translation MAVEMKRLQLQVFGDSQLVINQLLGSYEVKKPELLPYHDYAKKLMGWLGDMTIQHVPRIKNKKADALAALASLLTLPDQVQVTICQKYVVSQPNEGERNLRRRNEIRRRAPRFLYYKDTLYRRSFEGVLLRCLGEDEAVQALQEAHSGEVKKENVTSFIRVNIIYHFGIPSYIIMDNGKLFDNRLMNKICELFGFKKHNSSMYNTVANGLAEAFNKTLCNLLKKFVSKSKRG comes from the exons atggctgtcgAAATGAAGAGGTTGCAGTTGCAAGTATTTGGTGACTCTCAGTTAGTGATCAAccagcttttaggtagttacgaggtcaagaaaccTGAACTACTCCCATATCATGATTACGCTAAAAAATTAATGGGGTGGCTCGGTGACATGACTATTCAACATGTGCCTAGGATAAAAAACAAGAAAGCtgatgctttagctgccctagcttcaTTGTTAACCTTGCCAGATCAAGTGCAAGTTACTATCTGCCAAAAATATGTAGTATCGCAGCCAAATGAGGGTGAAA GAAATCTGAGGAGAAGGAATGAAATCCGTCGCCGTGCACCTcgtttcctttactacaaagatactctatatagaaggtcattcgagggagtactcttgcgatgcttaggggaagatGAAGCAGTCCAAGCTTTGCAAGAAgcacattctggg gaagtaaagaaagaaaatgttacaagtttcatccgagtaaacattATCTATCACTTTGGCATTCCTAGTTATATAATAATGGATAATGGCAAGTTGTTCgacaataggttgatgaacaagatttgtgaacTCTTTGGCTTCAAGAAACATAACTCTTCTATGTACAATACTGTCGCCAATGGTCTAGCCGAGGCATTCAACAAGACtttatgcaacttgttaaagaaattcgtctccaaatccaaacggGGTTAG
- the LOC138894083 gene encoding uncharacterized protein, with amino-acid sequence MNELSESRVMIQGFNQGGQRAIGSIRVRITIEDMQSSALLHVIDAKTSYNVLLGRPWIYENNVVPSTYHQCLKYYEGEFEKKIVADDESFTDVESHFIDVKFYLKNRIVEELTSDDIMKSKNDEPTTKKAEVTAGRAKVVTENVQPNSNKSYRGDIASYGKKVTHALQYVPKRKKDKGESSNLQTNMLKELTLPVKRIEAVKLSSNPLAGFVAQNRLDKVALPTKRTDEGFDPNAYRLFAKAGYNPNEPSKLGKLPLEAATRQPREGLGYKQQSPVRISIRRASINYITVEDEPATSNKPYVFDRLGKSTMRTFNVKPYIVVYTKECDEDEESVGSSYHITAQGEHGVSSIMEDNEKLEDVSLCYPPGLEEGVKATIDALKEVNLGTNEEPRPTYLSVLLAIDEESTYIELLKEFKDVFAWSYKEMSGLDPKVTVHRLAVKNGARPVKQAQRKKNGQIRVCVDFRDLNNACPEDEFPLPIPELMIDATTGYGEMSFMDGSSSYNQIRIVPKDEELTAFRTPKGIYCYKAIKGQALADFLVDHHIPDDWELTDELPDEDAVVIKVQPSWKMYFDGAAHRE; translated from the exons atgaatgaactctcagaaagtcgtgtgatgattcaaggattcaaccaaggggggcaAAGGGCCATAGGTTCTATCAGGGTGAGAATCACtattgaagatatgcaatcaagtgcattgttgcatgtgatcgatgcaaagacttcatacaacgtcttgcttggaaggccttggatataTGAGAATAATGtagttccatctacctaccatcaatgtttaaaATACTACGAGGGTGAATTCGAGAAAAAGATAGTTGCTGATGATGAGTCATTCACCGATGTTGAGTCACACTTCATCGATgtaaagttctacttgaagaaccgcattgtgGAGGAGCTAACATCTGATGACATCATGAAAAGCAAGAATGACGAGCCCACAACTAAAAAAGCTGAGGTGACTGCTGGTAGAGCCAAAGTTGTTACTGAAAATGTGCAACCTAACTCGAATAAATCTTATAGAGGGGATATTGcgtcttatggcaagaaagtaactcatgcgctccaatatgtccctaaaaggaagaaagataaaggtgaatcatctaatctccaaactaacatgctaaaggagttaactctcccggtaaaacgaattgaggcagtaaagttgtcctcaaaTCCACTTGCAGGGTTTGTGGCCCAAAATCGTTTGGATAAAgtggcactccctacaaagcgaacagatgaaggttttgatcctaatgcttacaggctatttgcaaaagctggatacaatccTAATGAGCCGTCAAAGTTAGGAAAGCTCCCATTAGAAGCTGCGACGAGGcaaccacgtgaaggtttgggatacaagcaacagtcaccagtgcgcatctccataagaagggcgagcATCAATTATATCACCGTAGAAGATGAACCTGCCACTTCTAACAAGCCTTatgtctttgatcgacttggaaaatcaactatgAGGACTTTCAAT GTGAAGCCATACATTGTGGTCTACACTAAAGAAtgtgatgaagatgaagaaagtgtgggttcttcgtatcataTCACTGCACAAGGCGAGCACGGTGTTTCATCTATAATGGAAGATAACGAGAAATTGGAGGATGTTTCACTGTGTTATCCCCCGGGacttgaagaaggggtgaaggcaacgattgatgccttaaaagaagttaaccttggcacaaATGAAGAGCCAAGGCCCACATACCTAAGTGTTTTATTAGCAAtcgatgaagaaagcacttatatcgagttactcaaggagttcaaggatgtctttgcttggagttacaaGGAGATGTCtggcttggaccctaaagtaACAGTTCATCGCCTTGCAGTCAAGAATGGTGCTCGTCCTGTTAAGCAAGCCCAAAG gaagaagaatggccagattCGGGTGTGCGTTGACTTTAGAGATCTCAACAATGCATGTCCCGAAGATGAATTCCCACTTCCTATTCCAGAGCTGATGATTGATGCTACTACTGGGTATGGGGAAATGTCCTTTATGGACGGTTCATCGagctataaccaaattcgcatagtgccaaaagatgaagagctaACTGCATTCCGTacccccaagggtatttattgctacaag gctataaaaggacaAGCGTTAGCAGACTTCTTGGTAGATCACCAtatacctgatgattgggagctaactgacGAACTACCTGATGAGGACGCAGTGGTAATTAAAGTTCAACCttcatggaagatgtactttgatggtgctgcacatCGCGAATGA